One genomic region from Sulfurimonas sp. hsl 1-7 encodes:
- a CDS encoding TOBE domain-containing protein: MSDFIATIIDIQSVQSLHLVNLTFQGHNLSMISLELGDEVEIGAEVKLCVKPSNVTLTKQCTEEISISNQLPSQISSIEFGEILTSVKLSFFDYQFETLITTHKAKQMNLQEGEEIIALINESDLSISSVL, from the coding sequence ATGAGTGACTTCATCGCAACGATCATAGATATACAGTCGGTACAAAGTTTACACCTTGTGAACTTAACGTTTCAAGGGCATAACCTATCTATGATCTCTTTAGAGTTAGGCGATGAAGTAGAGATTGGAGCAGAGGTAAAACTCTGCGTCAAACCGTCAAACGTTACTTTAACTAAGCAGTGTACAGAAGAGATAAGTATCTCAAATCAGTTGCCGTCGCAGATCTCATCTATCGAATTTGGAGAGATTTTAACAAGTGTTAAACTTAGTTTTTTTGACTACCAATTTGAGACTTTAATTACAACACACAAAGCAAAACAGATGAATTTACAAGAGGGAGAAGAGATTATTGCACTTATTAACGAGAGTGACCTCTCTATCTCATCGGTACTATAA
- the modB gene encoding molybdate ABC transporter permease subunit, with protein sequence MNLLYELDLEPFILSFKLAAITTLVLFLISLPFAWYLSQTRSKFKPFLESLTALPIVLPPSVLGFYILVALSHNSPIGTFFEDVFDIKLVFSFTGLVVASAFYSLPFMVQPLQGGFESLNKNMIEASYIAGKSKTVTLLRVALPNIKPALLTAVIVTFAHTVGEFGVVLMVGGSIPGETKVASVAIYEMVEVMDYSMAHVYSAIMVFISFCVLLSVYIFNRRYQNKIGIH encoded by the coding sequence ATGAACTTACTATATGAGCTTGATCTAGAGCCGTTTATACTCTCTTTTAAACTTGCAGCTATTACGACATTGGTACTTTTTTTGATCTCCTTACCGTTTGCCTGGTATCTTTCACAAACACGTTCAAAATTCAAACCTTTTTTAGAAAGTTTAACCGCTTTACCAATCGTACTGCCACCTTCAGTTTTAGGATTTTACATACTCGTAGCACTCTCACACAATTCACCTATCGGTACATTTTTTGAGGATGTTTTTGATATAAAACTTGTTTTTTCTTTTACCGGTCTAGTGGTTGCAAGTGCTTTTTACTCTCTGCCGTTTATGGTTCAGCCGCTTCAAGGGGGATTTGAGAGCCTTAATAAAAACATGATCGAAGCAAGCTATATAGCCGGAAAAAGTAAGACAGTAACTCTTTTACGTGTCGCTTTGCCAAACATCAAACCGGCACTTCTTACCGCTGTCATAGTAACCTTCGCCCATACCGTAGGGGAATTCGGTGTTGTACTTATGGTTGGGGGAAGTATTCCCGGTGAGACGAAAGTTGCATCTGTAGCTATCTATGAGATGGTAGAGGTTATGGATTATTCAATGGCACACGTCTATTCGGCAATTATGGTATTTATCAGTTTCTGTGTACTTTTAAGTGTCTATATTTTCAATCGCAGATATCAAAACAAGATCGGTATTCATTAA
- a CDS encoding RecB-like helicase, producing MSNFINNLAYEASAGSGKTFMLVVRYLSLLFKGAEASKILALTFTNKAASEMSERIVETLEELEKRGELAEIAKVTGFSKEYLLEHRTQILKEFLNANTKIMTIDSFFTHILRKFSLYASLMPDFTTASAQHEHKLMSRFLSEVSVANKRNILIDLSLESKKRVSDIFTLLNQFYEKKEELANFSYRKSFDKSYEAKALEALSNIQKIVAGCKGASATLQKAVNVESFEALISTTWVYQETLEYWVFKKCYIPEMDSNLQVIQEAIQEYFRQKEQNFFYALNELVELYKKSKKALYIDDSELSFSDVTLLVYEILHRLDDSEFLYFRLDSTIEHMLLDEFQDTSIIQYEILKPLINEITSGTGVSEEGSFFFVGDVKQSIYRFRGGVSALFGEVAKQNSTQVDKLRVNYRSQKEVVEFVNNTFLEKIKNYTPQLVRAEAMGGYVSIKTNDEVLDEVLEQVKHLMSLGADRDEIAILCATNGDGEAVKNLLDGNGIDVVTETTTKLINQRSVKAVLEYLKYLYFGEELYRHNFFALIGRELEVIEKVDFSRNTLLDIIKNVIDKYQLFENDFHLLRFMSAVQNYQDIEALLFEYERLDVSAAASDISGVRVLTIHKSKGLEYEHVIVMDRLKKAPPSRDSIIYKYDGINLQSIYLRISGRDKIDLDYAEALAREKALIEEDSLNALYVAFTRARENLFIVKKTKDSLFDLLELQDGSFGELRCEVKEKKKEKQYGLFHFKDLYYGTQAEILALEDEKEEDLANINFGLATHYTLEMLESFDEVSIASALDMCANKFGFALEEGEFSEIERRVRALVQNKEFLELVDGKCHKEKAFKYKNNLRYIDLLVKKENSWVIIDYKTGEQFEDEYKKQVKGYMRAVSEITNEKAEGYLCYLLGNGIKLKKV from the coding sequence ATGAGTAATTTTATCAATAACCTAGCCTACGAAGCAAGTGCGGGAAGCGGAAAGACTTTTATGCTTGTTGTGCGTTATCTCTCTTTGCTTTTCAAAGGGGCTGAGGCTTCTAAAATCTTGGCACTTACCTTTACAAACAAAGCGGCATCGGAGATGAGTGAGCGTATTGTGGAGACTCTCGAAGAGCTTGAAAAGAGAGGGGAGCTTGCCGAGATCGCAAAAGTTACCGGTTTTTCCAAAGAGTATCTTTTAGAGCATCGAACACAGATTTTAAAAGAGTTTTTAAATGCAAATACTAAGATCATGACGATTGATAGTTTTTTCACTCACATACTTCGTAAGTTCTCTTTATACGCTTCGTTGATGCCGGACTTTACTACCGCTTCTGCACAACATGAACATAAACTGATGAGCCGTTTTTTATCTGAAGTAAGTGTTGCAAATAAAAGAAATATCTTGATCGATCTCTCTCTTGAATCGAAAAAAAGGGTGAGTGATATCTTTACCCTTTTAAACCAGTTTTACGAGAAAAAAGAGGAGCTAGCAAACTTCTCTTACAGAAAATCGTTCGATAAGAGTTATGAGGCAAAAGCACTTGAAGCATTGTCAAATATTCAAAAGATCGTAGCAGGGTGTAAAGGGGCTTCGGCAACTCTGCAAAAAGCGGTGAATGTTGAGAGTTTTGAAGCACTGATTAGTACCACTTGGGTGTATCAGGAGACTTTGGAGTACTGGGTATTTAAAAAGTGTTATATTCCGGAGATGGATAGCAATCTGCAGGTGATCCAAGAGGCTATACAGGAGTATTTTCGCCAGAAGGAGCAGAACTTCTTTTACGCTTTAAACGAGCTGGTAGAGCTCTATAAAAAATCGAAAAAAGCGCTCTATATAGATGACAGTGAATTGAGCTTCTCAGATGTAACGCTGTTGGTCTATGAGATTCTCCACCGCTTGGATGACAGTGAATTTTTATACTTTAGACTAGATAGCACAATCGAGCATATGCTCTTAGATGAGTTTCAAGATACCAGCATTATCCAGTATGAGATCTTAAAACCGCTTATTAATGAGATCACATCGGGAACCGGTGTCTCGGAAGAGGGAAGCTTTTTCTTTGTAGGGGATGTGAAGCAGTCTATCTATAGATTTCGCGGGGGAGTTTCAGCACTCTTTGGCGAGGTGGCAAAACAAAACTCTACTCAGGTGGACAAACTCCGTGTAAACTACCGCTCACAAAAAGAGGTTGTGGAGTTTGTCAACAATACTTTTCTAGAAAAAATAAAAAACTATACCCCGCAGCTTGTTCGTGCTGAGGCTATGGGTGGCTATGTTTCGATCAAAACCAATGATGAAGTTTTAGATGAGGTGCTTGAGCAGGTAAAACATCTCATGTCGTTAGGTGCCGATCGTGATGAGATTGCAATTTTATGTGCAACAAATGGTGATGGGGAGGCGGTGAAAAACCTTCTTGACGGTAATGGAATAGATGTCGTAACCGAGACGACGACAAAACTTATCAATCAGCGCAGTGTAAAAGCTGTATTGGAGTACCTGAAGTATCTCTATTTTGGAGAGGAGCTTTACAGACATAACTTTTTTGCTTTGATTGGACGTGAGCTTGAGGTGATCGAGAAAGTTGATTTTAGCAGAAATACACTTTTGGATATTATTAAAAATGTTATAGACAAATACCAACTTTTTGAAAACGATTTTCACCTTCTTCGTTTTATGAGTGCCGTGCAAAACTACCAAGATATAGAAGCGCTTCTGTTTGAGTATGAGCGTTTGGATGTCTCGGCTGCTGCAAGTGACATCAGCGGTGTGAGAGTGCTTACTATTCACAAGTCAAAAGGTTTGGAGTATGAGCACGTGATCGTGATGGACAGACTTAAAAAAGCGCCCCCTTCGCGTGATAGCATCATTTACAAATATGACGGTATCAACTTACAGAGTATCTATCTGAGAATAAGCGGCAGAGACAAGATCGATCTTGATTATGCAGAAGCACTTGCACGTGAAAAAGCCCTGATCGAAGAGGATAGTTTAAATGCCCTCTATGTTGCTTTTACAAGGGCACGTGAAAACCTCTTTATCGTGAAAAAAACTAAAGATTCGCTCTTTGATCTTTTAGAGTTGCAAGATGGCTCTTTCGGTGAACTTCGCTGCGAGGTGAAAGAGAAGAAAAAAGAGAAGCAGTACGGGTTATTTCATTTTAAAGATCTCTACTACGGTACACAAGCGGAGATCCTAGCTTTAGAAGATGAAAAAGAGGAAGATCTGGCAAACATCAACTTTGGACTTGCAACGCATTACACTTTGGAGATGTTGGAGTCTTTTGATGAGGTCTCAATAGCGTCTGCTTTAGATATGTGTGCAAACAAGTTTGGATTTGCTCTGGAAGAGGGTGAGTTTAGCGAGATTGAAAGAAGAGTAAGAGCACTTGTACAAAACAAAGAGTTTTTAGAACTGGTTGATGGGAAGTGTCACAAAGAAAAAGCTTTCAAGTACAAAAACAATCTCCGCTACATCGATCTCCTTGTGAAAAAAGAGAACTCATGGGTAATCATCGACTACAAAACGGGTGAACAGTTTGAAGATGAGTACAAAAAACAGGTCAAAGGGTATATGAGAGCCGTGAGTGAGATCACCAACGAAAAAGCTGAAGGGTACCTGTGTTACCTTTTAGGTAACGGAATCAAGCTTAAAAAAGTTTAG
- a CDS encoding FixH family protein, producing MAKLSSGKIWPYILGGSITLVFGMCVATIMVTSKADIQESNAYMSKYQEADARANEFINAQINFDKKYNIEYVTESIGVDKPQIKYKVTDKSGKLIDNAEIIIDISRPETEKFNQLLETFTVQEGIYTFEGATFPKVGVWNIIARVQVGDDYRFYNLKADTRIKEVFEF from the coding sequence ATGGCGAAACTAAGTAGCGGTAAAATCTGGCCATATATACTTGGCGGCTCGATTACACTAGTTTTCGGAATGTGTGTAGCAACTATTATGGTTACAAGCAAGGCTGATATTCAAGAAAGCAATGCATATATGAGCAAATATCAAGAAGCTGATGCAAGAGCAAACGAGTTTATCAATGCACAGATCAATTTTGATAAAAAATACAATATTGAATATGTAACTGAAAGTATTGGTGTTGATAAACCGCAGATAAAATACAAAGTTACAGATAAAAGTGGAAAGCTAATAGATAACGCAGAGATTATTATAGATATTAGTCGTCCGGAGACTGAAAAGTTTAATCAGCTTTTAGAGACTTTCACAGTACAAGAGGGTATTTATACGTTTGAAGGTGCTACATTTCCAAAAGTTGGTGTGTGGAACATCATCGCTCGTGTGCAAGTTGGAGATGATTATAGATTTTACAACTTAAAAGCAGATACTCGCATAAAAGAGGTATTTGAATTTTAA
- a CDS encoding ABC transporter ATP-binding protein → MVKIDITKQLQGASGDMSLDVNLHIKQGEFIALSGKSGSGKTTLLRILAGLEEAEGNITVDENIWLDRKNNLAPQQREIGFVFQDYALFPNMTVEENLLFVNKDKALAEHLLEVTELTELKNRLPHKLSGGQKQRVALCRSLMSRPKILLLDEPLSALDPAMRTKLQNEILTLHKEFNITTIMVSHDPSEIYRLSSRVIVLNEGKVINDGSPKEILLKTTGSAKFSFDGELLDIIKVDVINIAIISIGQQLVEVVVSDEEIKNLTIGQAINVSTKAFTPIIKA, encoded by the coding sequence ATGGTAAAAATAGATATAACAAAACAACTTCAAGGTGCTTCGGGAGATATGAGCCTTGATGTAAACCTTCACATAAAACAGGGTGAGTTTATAGCCCTAAGCGGTAAAAGCGGAAGCGGAAAAACTACACTGCTTAGAATCCTTGCCGGTCTTGAAGAAGCAGAGGGAAATATTACAGTTGATGAGAATATCTGGCTCGATCGTAAAAACAATCTTGCCCCTCAGCAAAGAGAGATCGGATTTGTGTTTCAAGACTATGCCCTTTTTCCAAATATGACTGTAGAGGAAAATCTACTCTTTGTAAACAAAGACAAAGCCCTTGCAGAGCATCTTTTGGAAGTAACTGAACTCACTGAACTTAAAAACAGGCTGCCACATAAACTCAGCGGCGGACAAAAACAGCGCGTTGCGCTTTGCCGCTCACTTATGAGCAGACCGAAGATTTTACTTCTTGACGAGCCGCTCTCCGCACTTGATCCCGCTATGAGAACAAAACTGCAAAACGAGATACTCACACTCCATAAAGAGTTCAATATTACTACGATTATGGTAAGCCACGATCCAAGTGAGATCTACCGTCTCTCCTCTCGTGTAATTGTTTTAAATGAGGGAAAAGTTATAAATGACGGCTCGCCAAAAGAGATACTCCTTAAAACTACAGGAAGTGCAAAGTTCTCTTTTGACGGGGAGCTTTTAGATATCATAAAAGTGGATGTTATAAATATTGCCATTATCTCGATCGGACAACAGCTAGTAGAGGTGGTTGTAAGTGATGAGGAGATCAAAAATCTCACCATCGGTCAGGCGATCAACGTAAGTACAAAAGCGTTTACGCCGATTATTAAAGCCTAA
- a CDS encoding PD-(D/E)XK nuclease family protein, translating to MDNSTVVFSSSRAIRHEQLKNKNQTLFLPDYITMSEFISKLCIVQGYKYIDDDSRILLLLQASDFQEFSKLQIERNFFTFTKNSSYIFKFFEELSAELYDIKKLRDADLYAEYEEHITILEELYRRYELLCDEQKVLDKIFLPKLYKFNTAYVKDKESITIYLDGYLTNFEISLLQQVATISKLKIKFFATPFNTKMQEQFAEFGFELEIGYEYLLNISTQEILSQTKIEKIDAISCESFSEDILQVAFIQKKVYDFIQKGYEPEKIAVILPNESKAELLKSFDRKSNFNFAMGTSFRNSKIYTLLDANIKALEQDSQENIHRSKRFGKELSDVIIEMYGARDNFTLLEECFYKLREFITDKTELKIYDKELYTFLKVLPFMKNMGSKSILNLFMQRLAKTTIDDVRGGKITVMGVLESRGVAFDAVVIVDFNEGNVPKKSDKDMFLNTNIREKASLPTMSDRENLQKHYYNMLLINSKEVAISYVSASDTNPSRFLKQLGIKENKLYDEHSYAQLLFSKRTAPFTESKPFVVPYSFHGQKLSNTKLKTYLTCKKKFYLNYILKLQDHKIPKDIPEEYEIGEHVHRALCNLYTKKDHYLDVQELQRDLEKELDNVCEDSEFIRYQIALQKRILGKFCEVEIERFKQGQYVFKTEEPLELEYDGLILSGVLDRVDQSEEGVSVLDYKTGFYTLYNKNNVTEATDFQLEFYYLLATKLGRVKQCAFYDLKEGKVVEELFLEQKIALLQSHIQDLLQVEDIEVKECEDPKACQYCAYKILCDRE from the coding sequence ATGGATAATAGTACCGTAGTTTTCTCCTCTTCTCGTGCTATTAGGCACGAGCAACTCAAAAACAAAAATCAAACACTTTTTCTTCCTGACTATATAACGATGAGTGAATTTATCTCAAAGTTGTGTATCGTTCAAGGATATAAGTATATCGATGATGACAGTCGTATATTACTGCTTCTGCAGGCTTCTGACTTTCAGGAGTTCTCAAAACTCCAAATAGAGCGTAACTTCTTCACATTTACGAAAAACAGCTCCTATATATTTAAATTTTTTGAAGAGCTGAGTGCCGAGCTTTATGACATCAAAAAACTGCGTGATGCCGACTTGTATGCAGAGTATGAGGAACATATCACCATCTTAGAAGAGCTCTACAGACGTTATGAGCTTTTGTGTGATGAGCAGAAGGTGTTAGACAAGATCTTTTTACCGAAGCTTTACAAGTTTAACACTGCATACGTAAAAGATAAAGAGAGTATAACGATATATCTCGATGGATATCTTACAAATTTTGAGATCTCACTTCTACAACAAGTTGCTACGATCTCGAAACTCAAGATAAAGTTTTTTGCCACACCGTTTAATACAAAAATGCAAGAGCAGTTTGCAGAGTTTGGCTTTGAACTTGAGATAGGGTATGAGTATCTTTTAAATATTTCTACACAAGAGATACTTTCACAAACAAAGATTGAGAAGATCGATGCTATCTCTTGCGAGAGTTTTAGTGAAGATATCTTGCAGGTCGCATTTATTCAAAAAAAGGTGTACGACTTTATACAAAAGGGGTATGAACCTGAGAAGATAGCTGTGATACTTCCGAACGAATCTAAAGCTGAGCTGCTAAAAAGCTTTGATCGAAAATCTAACTTTAACTTTGCAATGGGAACATCTTTTAGAAATTCAAAGATATATACCCTCTTAGATGCAAATATAAAAGCGTTAGAGCAAGATTCACAAGAGAATATACATAGAAGTAAAAGATTCGGCAAAGAGCTCTCAGACGTAATTATAGAGATGTACGGGGCACGTGACAACTTTACACTCTTAGAGGAGTGTTTTTATAAGCTGCGTGAGTTTATAACAGATAAGACGGAGCTGAAGATCTACGACAAAGAGCTTTACACTTTTTTAAAGGTGCTCCCTTTTATGAAAAACATGGGTTCAAAGTCGATTCTGAACCTTTTTATGCAGCGCCTGGCCAAAACAACCATAGATGATGTACGTGGTGGTAAAATAACGGTTATGGGTGTTCTAGAGAGCCGCGGTGTTGCCTTTGATGCTGTAGTAATAGTTGACTTTAACGAGGGGAATGTTCCGAAAAAGAGTGACAAAGATATGTTCTTAAACACTAACATCAGAGAAAAGGCATCACTGCCAACAATGTCTGATCGGGAAAACCTTCAAAAACACTACTACAATATGCTTCTTATCAATTCCAAAGAGGTTGCTATCTCTTATGTGAGTGCAAGCGATACAAATCCGAGCCGTTTTTTAAAGCAGTTGGGGATAAAAGAGAATAAGCTTTACGATGAACATAGTTATGCACAGCTTCTTTTTAGTAAACGTACAGCACCATTTACAGAGTCAAAACCATTTGTAGTGCCATATAGTTTTCATGGGCAAAAACTCTCAAATACAAAACTCAAAACTTACCTAACGTGTAAGAAGAAGTTTTACCTAAACTATATTCTCAAACTCCAAGATCATAAGATCCCAAAAGATATTCCTGAGGAGTATGAGATCGGAGAGCACGTACACCGTGCTTTATGCAATCTCTACACAAAAAAAGATCATTATTTAGATGTTCAAGAGTTGCAACGTGACCTTGAAAAAGAGCTTGATAATGTGTGTGAAGACAGCGAGTTTATCCGTTATCAGATCGCACTGCAAAAAAGGATACTAGGAAAGTTCTGCGAAGTGGAGATAGAACGTTTTAAACAGGGTCAATATGTGTTTAAAACGGAGGAGCCGCTTGAGCTTGAATATGACGGGCTTATCCTTAGCGGTGTGCTTGACAGGGTTGATCAGAGCGAAGAGGGTGTAAGCGTACTTGACTATAAAACAGGTTTCTACACACTTTACAATAAAAACAACGTCACCGAAGCAACGGATTTCCAACTGGAGTTCTACTACCTTTTAGCAACAAAACTCGGACGTGTAAAACAGTGTGCCTTTTACGATCTCAAAGAGGGTAAAGTAGTAGAGGAACTGTTTTTAGAGCAGAAGATAGCACTGCTACAGTCGCATATACAAGACCTGCTACAGGTAGAAGATATAGAAGTCAAAGAGTGTGAAGATCCAAAAGCGTGTCAATATTGTGCGTATAAAATTTTGTGTGATAGAGAGTAG